The DNA window CGGCCTCTGCGACCGCCTTTCCGGCGGTGATGTTCATCGATTGTGCGTCCCGTCCGGAGGTTCGCTGGCTGTCCTCGGAAAGAACGATAAGCGGCTGGTTGCCCATTGGCTGTGACATAGTCATCACGTTCGTTGATTGCGATTCTATATAAATCTTTTCTTGGCGCAGTGAGAACGTGCCACACAGGACTCTCGCGGACGAGTGGCACAAAGTAACACAGAGCGTTTATATGTGAAAAAGGAGGTCGTTATCCGCTGAACTGGTGGTATTCCATTCCTTGTCGCTTCATCTCGTTGCGTTTGCGTTCGAGGAAGGAGTACACCGACCCGTGTGGCGCACCGTCGAGGAGCATCTCGGCGGCGCTTCGGACGGCCTCGACCTGTTGTGGCTGGCCGATGATACCGAGCGTCGTGCCGTAGATAACCACGTTCGCGCCCGTCAGTTCCTCCATCAACTGCCGCGTTCTGCCGTTCTCGCCGATGAGACGGCCCTTCTGGCGCTGGAGGTCGTTCTTGTTCCGTGCGGCGGCTTCGATATCCAGGAGGTCGAACAGCATCAGGTCGTCGTCGAGGAGGACGAGGGCCTCTTCGGGTGAGAACCCGCGGCCGATCGCCTTGACGATTTCCGGCGCTTTCAACCCACGAACGGGGTCGCCAGTCTGCTCGACGCGAACGGACCCGTCGTCCGAGTCGATATCGAGACGCACCTCTGCACGGCTTTCGATTTCGCGCATCGTCTCACCACCCTGCCCGATGAGAACACCAATCCTGTCCTGCGGAATCGTCACGTGCTTCATACGAAATCCTATCACATGAGGCCGTTTAAGCCCTTCCCTACCACCTTTTGTCGCGGTCGGGAACAGAGAGCGGGCGCGATTCGCGCCCGCTCTCTGTCTACCTCCCTGACAAAAGGTGGACCAAAAGCCTGCGTCATCCCCGCCGGCGCGTCAAAGACGCGCCGTTAGGGATTCCTTGGCCCGGAAAATCGAAGATTTTCCGGTGGGGAAAGGGGGGCAACGGTGGTTGTCTCACCGGCCGTTTCGGGTGGTTGTCTCACCGGCCGTTTCGGGTGGTTGTCTCACCGGTCGTTACGGGTCGAGTTCCGTCCGATAGACGTACTCCGGGGCGCTTCCCGCTTCGAGTTCCGAGATTTGCTCGCCGACGCGTTCGAATCCGCGCGCTTCGTAA is part of the Haladaptatus paucihalophilus DX253 genome and encodes:
- a CDS encoding KH domain-containing protein is translated as MKHVTIPQDRIGVLIGQGGETMREIESRAEVRLDIDSDDGSVRVEQTGDPVRGLKAPEIVKAIGRGFSPEEALVLLDDDLMLFDLLDIEAAARNKNDLQRQKGRLIGENGRTRQLMEELTGANVVIYGTTLGIIGQPQQVEAVRSAAEMLLDGAPHGSVYSFLERKRNEMKRQGMEYHQFSG